One stretch of Treponema pectinovorum DNA includes these proteins:
- a CDS encoding amino acid ABC transporter substrate-binding protein, with translation MKKIVCLLCASLAVLFIVGCSKKSAGDNSLQDLLARGEFVLGLDDSFPPLGFRSDSNEIIGFDIDLGKEVASRLGVKFRAQPINWDAKEQELATGNIDCIWNGLTITDARKKALSFTKPYLKNAQVVVVKKNSNIKNLKDLAQKTIGLQAGSSAADAVEDSVEFRKSIKSIVEFKDNITALNDLEIGGVDAVVMDLVVANYAISTFSKPFEVLKEGLLPEEYGIAFRKGDEKLTQKVQSILEEMANDKTVEKISTKWFGSDITVIAK, from the coding sequence ATGAAAAAAATCGTTTGTTTGCTTTGTGCAAGTCTTGCAGTTTTATTTATAGTAGGCTGTTCAAAAAAAAGCGCAGGGGATAATTCGCTTCAGGATTTGCTTGCAAGAGGAGAATTCGTATTGGGACTCGATGACTCTTTTCCTCCTTTGGGCTTTAGATCGGATTCAAATGAAATTATCGGCTTTGATATCGATTTAGGAAAAGAAGTTGCTTCTCGCCTTGGAGTAAAATTCCGCGCTCAGCCAATAAACTGGGATGCAAAAGAGCAGGAACTTGCAACAGGAAACATAGACTGCATCTGGAACGGTCTTACTATAACAGACGCCAGAAAAAAAGCACTTTCTTTTACAAAGCCTTATTTAAAAAATGCACAGGTTGTTGTTGTAAAAAAGAATTCCAACATCAAAAACTTAAAAGACCTTGCACAAAAGACAATCGGTTTGCAAGCAGGCTCCTCTGCCGCAGATGCAGTTGAAGATTCTGTCGAGTTTAGAAAATCGATAAAATCTATAGTAGAATTTAAAGACAATATCACAGCATTAAACGATTTGGAAATCGGCGGAGTTGACGCGGTTGTAATGGATTTGGTTGTTGCAAACTATGCTATTTCAACATTTTCAAAGCCTTTTGAAGTATTAAAAGAAGGTCTTTTGCCAGAAGAATACGGAATCGCTTTTAGAAAAGGTGATGAAAAGCTTACTCAAAAAGTTCAGTCAATCCTGGAAGAAATGGCAAACGACAAAACAGTAGAAAAAATTTCTACAAAATGGTTTGGCTCTGATATAACAGTGATTGCCAAATAA
- a CDS encoding lysophospholipid acyltransferase family protein, with translation MFKIFITIVKIFFWMLGKNSLRRKGLKLEKQGKVQELDSLVLKVVPLWAQYIAKVTGTTVVVNGLEKLPQDRAVVFIANHQGYMDIPAIYGYVPKFISFVSKKEIGSIPLIGDWMRFLHCTLMDRKNARASVKAIHDAADNVKRGYSQVIFPEGTRSRGGLHREFKAGSFKLAFLSQSPIVPLTIEGSYKVFEEKKTVSKGNTITITIHDPIETAGLSRDEQSLLPEKIENIICAQLKPYEDEYRLAHSEK, from the coding sequence ATGTTTAAGATTTTTATAACAATAGTAAAGATTTTTTTCTGGATGCTCGGAAAAAATTCTCTAAGGCGCAAGGGGTTAAAACTTGAAAAACAGGGAAAGGTGCAAGAATTGGATAGCCTAGTTCTAAAAGTTGTTCCTCTCTGGGCGCAGTATATCGCAAAGGTTACAGGAACAACTGTAGTTGTAAACGGTCTTGAAAAATTGCCGCAAGACCGTGCTGTTGTTTTTATCGCAAACCATCAGGGATATATGGATATACCAGCAATCTACGGTTATGTTCCAAAGTTTATCTCTTTTGTATCTAAAAAAGAAATAGGTTCAATTCCTCTTATTGGCGATTGGATGCGCTTTTTGCACTGTACTTTGATGGACAGAAAAAACGCACGCGCGTCTGTAAAAGCGATTCACGATGCGGCAGATAATGTAAAGCGAGGGTATTCTCAGGTAATATTCCCGGAAGGAACTCGCTCAAGAGGTGGCTTGCACAGAGAGTTCAAAGCTGGAAGTTTTAAACTTGCATTCTTGTCGCAATCTCCAATCGTTCCTTTAACAATAGAAGGCTCGTACAAGGTTTTTGAAGAAAAAAAGACCGTTTCAAAGGGCAACACTATAACAATCACGATTCATGACCCAATAGAAACAGCGGGATTGAGTCGGGATGAACAGAGTTTGCTTCCAGAAAAAATAGAAAACATAATCTGTGCTCAGTTAAAACCTTACGAAGATGAATACCGCCTTGCACATTCAGAAAAATAG
- a CDS encoding ATP-grasp domain-containing protein yields MRILFYSTSSSVYDENLVSKTFPTYAQEFEDLAKKYAEYDFIIATQLPGMFLLDLSHDELAFKAKSVQYEIIKEDKEEEIADFLETLKPDLAIAVTFYTVPFDWLTAKDALVAEYLEKKGIKTICHNLQTALDCFDKWKTHNLLQRLNIKTPKAVYIHHELFINAANRTFVKSNVYKSAVLHEIEELNFPVIIKDTTGFSSYGTDVLENFEQVKNFLKSKKFTSDKIVEEFIKGAHLGTQIIGKPKGRKIVYEIEPPFLFSVNKYGITSPKQSEKAGPVNSKRYKIHKLNKILKHLSRACRFKGIAQVDLIFDGKDWFVIEINPRLSGMTTTYAHMQGKTVCETFLDSAQFLLKQSDGAKKTRTKRQKSKYYFTLNIKLSLADEYESKEFLKKSYIKKVYEIKNLAAQQLRERGYCELILTAKTKDELLENLEDLNNTYAQKMEKIFYENAKELIKKL; encoded by the coding sequence ATGCGCATTTTGTTTTATTCAACTTCGTCTTCGGTTTATGACGAAAATTTAGTTTCAAAAACCTTTCCTACTTATGCACAAGAATTTGAAGATTTGGCGAAAAAATATGCAGAATACGATTTTATAATAGCAACCCAATTGCCAGGAATGTTTCTGCTCGATCTATCGCATGATGAATTAGCATTTAAAGCAAAAAGCGTTCAATACGAAATAATAAAAGAAGACAAAGAAGAAGAAATTGCAGATTTTTTAGAAACTCTAAAACCAGACCTTGCAATCGCCGTAACTTTTTACACAGTTCCATTTGACTGGCTCACCGCAAAAGACGCACTAGTTGCAGAATATTTAGAGAAAAAAGGCATAAAAACAATATGCCACAATCTTCAAACTGCACTCGACTGTTTTGACAAATGGAAAACCCACAATCTTTTGCAAAGACTCAATATAAAAACTCCAAAAGCCGTCTACATTCACCATGAACTTTTTATAAACGCGGCAAACAGAACTTTTGTAAAAAGCAATGTCTATAAATCCGCAGTTTTGCACGAGATAGAAGAACTAAATTTTCCAGTCATAATAAAAGACACAACAGGATTTAGCAGTTACGGAACCGATGTTCTTGAAAATTTTGAACAAGTAAAAAATTTCCTAAAATCAAAAAAGTTTACTTCTGACAAAATCGTAGAAGAATTCATAAAAGGCGCGCATTTAGGAACACAGATAATAGGAAAACCCAAAGGCAGAAAAATCGTATACGAAATAGAACCGCCATTTTTGTTCAGCGTAAATAAATATGGAATAACTTCGCCAAAGCAGAGCGAAAAGGCAGGCCCTGTAAATTCAAAACGATACAAAATACATAAGCTCAACAAAATTCTAAAACATCTTTCGCGTGCTTGCCGTTTTAAAGGAATTGCACAAGTCGATTTAATTTTTGACGGAAAAGATTGGTTTGTAATCGAAATAAACCCTCGCCTTTCTGGAATGACAACGACTTACGCTCACATGCAAGGAAAAACCGTTTGTGAAACATTTTTAGATAGCGCACAGTTCTTATTAAAGCAAAGCGACGGCGCAAAAAAAACTCGCACAAAAAGGCAAAAATCAAAATACTATTTTACGCTCAACATAAAACTTTCGCTTGCAGATGAATACGAAAGCAAAGAATTTTTAAAAAAATCCTATATAAAAAAAGTATACGAAATAAAAAATTTAGCAGCACAACAGCTTAGAGAACGAGGCTATTGCGAACTCATACTCACAGCAAAAACGAAAGATGAACTTTTGGAAAACCTTGAAGATTTGAACAACACCTACGCACAAAAGATGGAAAAAATTTTTTACGAAAACGCAAAAGAATTGATAAAAAAATTGTGA
- a CDS encoding amino acid ABC transporter permease: MTQLIITMLQASIVSLEVFFLTLIFSIPLALPITFLRMSPLKIVSYTTNAFLLIVRGTPLMLQLIVVYFAPFYLFNFSWNRFTAAIIAISVNYACYFAEIYRGGLLAISKGQYEAAKVLGYSKSQTFFKIILPQVVKTITPSMGNEVITLVKDTALVSVIGVVELLRTAQTHSSRLFSTTPIFIAGIFYFVMNWAVTVFFIYIEKKLDYYK; encoded by the coding sequence ATGACACAACTTATAATAACAATGCTTCAGGCCTCAATAGTTTCGCTTGAAGTTTTCTTTTTAACACTTATATTTTCAATTCCGCTCGCTTTGCCAATAACTTTTTTAAGGATGTCGCCTTTAAAAATCGTTTCTTACACGACCAATGCATTTTTGCTGATTGTGCGTGGCACCCCTTTAATGCTCCAGCTAATAGTCGTATATTTTGCACCGTTTTATCTTTTCAATTTTTCGTGGAATCGCTTTACCGCTGCAATAATTGCAATCTCTGTAAACTACGCCTGCTATTTTGCAGAAATATATCGCGGAGGCTTGCTTGCAATTTCAAAAGGGCAGTACGAGGCAGCCAAGGTTTTAGGCTATTCAAAATCGCAGACTTTTTTTAAGATAATTTTGCCACAGGTCGTAAAGACAATAACTCCATCCATGGGTAACGAAGTCATAACCCTTGTAAAAGACACCGCTTTGGTTAGCGTGATTGGCGTCGTAGAACTTTTGCGAACGGCACAAACACATTCGAGCAGACTTTTTAGTACGACGCCAATTTTTATCGCAGGAATTTTTTATTTTGTCATGAACTGGGCAGTTACAGTTTTTTTTATCTATATAGAAAAAAAACTCGACTATTACAAATAG
- the argH gene encoding argininosuccinate lyase, which translates to MSKNEAHGAITHDNHAALWHGRFAEGPDAAAVEFETSIYVDERMAFDDIQGSKAHAKMLCNQKIISPKENEEIQQGLSSIESDLKSGKLLIDYSAEDIHSFIEATLTDRIGESGRKLHTGRSRNDQIALDERLYLRRAIPDLQKKIASVIKTLTNIAIQHKETLLTGYTHMQHAQPVTLCHHLCAWAWMLVRDWQRLSDSLKRISTSPLGSGALAGSGLNLDRKSVAKDLGFEGVTENSLDSVSDRDYCIEFTSDFSILQMHLSRMCEEIVYWSTTEFGFVELSEKWSTGSSIMPQKKNPDFAELIRGRTGRVYGSLFNLLTMMKGLPLSYNRDMQEDKAPLFEALDCVKANLTVFQEMVSTAKWNTQKMALSCEGGFANATDVADYLVTKGMPFRNAHSVAAQCVRLALDTKRSAIEELSLPELKSISPLFEEDLFKKITSHACMSARETTGGPSPIQTEKQCKKLLEFCEGKC; encoded by the coding sequence ATGTCTAAAAACGAAGCTCACGGAGCAATAACACACGACAATCACGCAGCACTTTGGCACGGACGCTTTGCAGAAGGGCCAGATGCCGCTGCTGTAGAATTTGAAACTTCAATTTATGTCGACGAACGCATGGCTTTTGACGATATACAAGGCTCAAAAGCGCATGCAAAGATGCTTTGCAATCAAAAGATAATTTCTCCAAAAGAAAACGAAGAAATTCAGCAGGGGCTTTCTTCTATAGAAAGCGACTTAAAATCTGGCAAACTTTTAATAGATTATTCGGCAGAAGATATCCATTCGTTTATAGAAGCAACTTTAACAGATAGAATTGGCGAAAGCGGAAGAAAGTTGCACACAGGCCGCAGCCGCAACGACCAGATTGCTTTGGACGAGCGCCTTTATCTTAGGCGAGCAATTCCAGATTTGCAAAAAAAGATTGCATCTGTAATAAAAACACTCACAAATATCGCCATTCAGCACAAGGAAACTCTTTTAACAGGATACACTCACATGCAGCATGCACAGCCAGTTACGCTGTGCCATCACCTTTGCGCGTGGGCTTGGATGCTTGTTCGCGACTGGCAAAGGCTTTCTGACAGTCTAAAAAGAATTTCAACTTCTCCATTGGGAAGCGGTGCACTTGCAGGTTCTGGTTTAAATTTAGACAGAAAAAGCGTTGCAAAAGATTTGGGCTTTGAAGGCGTTACAGAAAATTCTTTGGACAGCGTTTCTGACAGGGATTATTGCATAGAATTTACGAGCGATTTTTCAATCTTGCAAATGCACTTGAGCCGCATGTGCGAGGAAATCGTATATTGGTCAACAACAGAATTTGGTTTTGTAGAACTCAGCGAAAAATGGTCGACTGGCTCTTCTATCATGCCGCAGAAAAAAAATCCAGACTTTGCAGAACTCATAAGAGGAAGAACTGGGCGCGTTTACGGTTCGCTTTTTAATCTTTTAACAATGATGAAAGGTCTTCCTTTAAGCTACAACCGCGACATGCAAGAAGATAAAGCACCACTTTTTGAAGCCTTGGATTGCGTAAAAGCAAACCTTACGGTTTTTCAGGAGATGGTTTCTACTGCAAAGTGGAATACTCAAAAAATGGCTTTAAGCTGTGAAGGTGGATTCGCAAACGCTACAGATGTTGCAGATTATCTTGTTACAAAGGGAATGCCTTTTAGAAATGCACACTCAGTTGCGGCTCAATGCGTTCGGCTTGCTTTAGACACAAAACGCAGTGCCATAGAAGAACTTTCTTTGCCAGAATTAAAATCTATAAGTCCACTTTTTGAAGAAGATTTATTTAAAAAGATTACAAGCCATGCGTGTATGAGCGCAAGAGAAACAACAGGTGGGCCAAGCCCTATTCAGACAGAAAAGCAGTGTAAAAAATTGCTTGAGTTCTGTGAAGGTAAATGCTAA
- a CDS encoding amino acid ABC transporter ATP-binding protein yields the protein MSIISVKNIKKSFSDGVEVLKGISFDVEEGQVLGIIGPSGSGKSTMLRCIDQLEKIDSGTITIAGRDLVKDGLYADKKTQRQILLDLGFVFQNFNLFPHYTVLKNIVDPQVTVLKIPKKQAEQNAVALISRMGLEGKEDFCPCNLSGGQQQRVSIARALALKPKVLLFDEPTSALDPELTGEILEVIRRLAKEKMTMIVVTHEMSFARDTSDSLIFMDEGLIVEQGNPRSLINSPQTARMKDFLRRFNEK from the coding sequence ATGAGCATAATAAGTGTAAAAAATATAAAAAAATCTTTTTCCGACGGAGTGGAAGTTTTAAAAGGAATTTCTTTTGATGTGGAAGAAGGACAAGTTTTAGGAATAATAGGACCTTCAGGTTCTGGAAAATCCACAATGCTCCGCTGTATAGACCAGTTGGAAAAAATCGATTCTGGAACAATCACCATAGCAGGCAGAGACTTAGTTAAAGACGGTCTTTATGCAGATAAAAAAACGCAAAGACAGATACTTTTAGATCTTGGCTTTGTCTTTCAGAATTTTAATCTGTTTCCTCATTATACGGTTTTAAAAAATATAGTAGACCCTCAAGTTACTGTCTTAAAAATTCCCAAAAAACAGGCAGAGCAAAACGCAGTTGCTTTAATTTCTCGTATGGGTTTGGAAGGGAAAGAAGATTTTTGTCCATGTAACCTTTCCGGTGGTCAACAGCAGAGAGTTTCAATAGCGCGCGCACTCGCTTTAAAACCCAAAGTTTTGTTGTTTGATGAGCCAACCAGCGCCTTAGATCCAGAACTCACTGGCGAAATTTTAGAAGTAATAAGACGGCTTGCAAAAGAAAAGATGACAATGATAGTAGTTACGCACGAAATGTCATTTGCCCGCGACACAAGCGATAGCCTAATATTTATGGATGAAGGCCTTATAGTAGAACAAGGCAATCCTCGTTCTTTAATAAATTCCCCACAAACAGCAAGGATGAAAGACTTTTTACGCCGCTTTAACGAAAAATAA
- a CDS encoding ABC transporter substrate-binding protein, whose translation MKKMVGQSILVLAGALFIFFITSCKRHLEMTLEEIESYKASLSDNIISKTINKAYKGEPFVTGHSGGVWNDAITADPKSFNLLIAERDGSTSGILSYTVDSLVDYDYIKKQWIPRLASFEIKIDEKNDKLDLIYTLRDDIYWTFFNDLKPRVKLTSDDVIFWYDEIYGDEECASSAYNSRFMEMRDGTTGEITIEKIDERRFSFHFPRIVAEPLLATNMSFGPAFIYKKAKQEGGVKAVKALFSVATDLKTLPSCGRYFLTEYTPGQRLVYQKNPDFWERDEKNNSIVYPETMVCHIIGDNNTSYLLFKQEKLEDYSPTPEQLEELVRKSSNYEEKGYSVFAAAGSLGASFWTFNQNPKNKSSSYYEWFTKKQFRQAMSCILNRERIINQTYRGLAESKYTFFPEPNKFFNADIILRYRYNQEQAKRLLESAGFYQKSDGFLYDESGIKVEFDLTISSDNQILSDIALIIADECKKIGITVNIRQTDFQKLVEQLTSSYDWQSLIIGFGGGLIFPTQGSNVWVSSGNLHVWYPLQKTPATDWERRIDFLYNEASCIVDERKAKPLWDEYQSIILEQCPLIYLVRSRSFYAINNRWDLTNVYYDNMGGAQTSHVFLRQN comes from the coding sequence ATGAAAAAAATGGTTGGTCAATCAATTTTAGTTTTAGCAGGAGCGTTGTTTATTTTTTTTATAACTTCCTGTAAACGCCACTTGGAGATGACCTTAGAAGAAATAGAATCCTACAAAGCGTCCTTATCCGACAACATAATATCAAAAACCATCAATAAAGCGTACAAAGGCGAGCCTTTTGTTACAGGGCATTCTGGCGGAGTTTGGAATGACGCAATTACGGCCGACCCAAAAAGTTTTAATCTCTTAATAGCAGAACGCGACGGTTCAACTTCTGGAATTTTAAGCTACACTGTAGATAGCCTTGTCGATTACGATTACATAAAAAAACAGTGGATTCCCCGCCTTGCTTCGTTTGAAATAAAAATAGATGAAAAAAACGACAAACTCGATTTAATTTACACTCTCCGCGATGATATTTACTGGACTTTTTTTAACGATTTAAAACCTCGCGTAAAGTTGACAAGCGATGACGTAATATTTTGGTACGATGAAATTTATGGAGACGAAGAATGTGCTTCATCGGCTTATAACTCTCGCTTTATGGAAATGAGAGACGGCACAACTGGCGAAATCACAATAGAAAAAATCGATGAAAGACGCTTTTCTTTTCACTTTCCACGCATCGTAGCAGAACCTCTGCTTGCAACAAATATGAGTTTTGGGCCTGCTTTTATATATAAAAAAGCAAAACAGGAAGGCGGTGTAAAAGCGGTAAAAGCTTTGTTTTCTGTTGCAACAGATTTAAAAACGCTGCCGAGTTGTGGAAGATATTTTTTAACCGAGTATACGCCTGGCCAGAGACTTGTGTATCAAAAAAATCCTGATTTTTGGGAGCGCGATGAAAAAAATAACAGCATAGTTTATCCGGAAACTATGGTTTGCCATATAATAGGCGACAATAACACTTCCTATCTGCTTTTTAAGCAGGAAAAACTGGAAGATTATTCACCAACTCCAGAACAATTAGAAGAATTGGTTAGAAAATCCAGTAATTATGAAGAAAAAGGCTATTCTGTCTTTGCCGCAGCAGGAAGTCTGGGCGCAAGTTTTTGGACTTTTAATCAAAATCCAAAAAATAAATCATCTTCATATTATGAATGGTTTACAAAAAAACAATTTCGTCAGGCGATGAGTTGTATTTTAAATCGCGAAAGGATAATAAATCAAACTTATCGTGGACTTGCAGAAAGCAAATATACTTTTTTCCCGGAACCAAATAAGTTTTTTAACGCGGATATAATACTTCGCTATCGCTATAATCAGGAGCAGGCAAAGCGCTTGCTAGAAAGTGCAGGATTTTATCAAAAAAGCGATGGATTTTTGTACGACGAATCTGGAATTAAAGTTGAATTTGACCTTACAATCAGTTCGGACAATCAAATTCTAAGCGACATAGCGTTGATAATCGCAGATGAGTGTAAAAAAATCGGCATAACAGTAAACATAAGGCAGACGGATTTTCAAAAACTTGTAGAGCAGTTGACTTCTTCTTACGACTGGCAGAGCCTTATAATAGGTTTTGGTGGCGGTTTAATTTTTCCAACTCAAGGCAGCAATGTTTGGGTTAGTTCAGGAAATTTGCATGTTTGGTATCCATTGCAAAAAACGCCGGCAACGGATTGGGAAAGGCGCATTGATTTTTTATACAACGAAGCGTCGTGCATCGTAGACGAAAGAAAAGCAAAACCTCTTTGGGATGAATATCAAAGCATTATCTTAGAGCAATGCCCATTGATATATCTGGTCCGCTCGCGCAGTTTTTATGCTATAAATAATCGTTGGGATTTAACAAATGTCTATTACGACAATATGGGAGGCGCACAGACGAGCCATGTCTTTTTAAGACAAAATTAA
- the ilvB gene encoding biosynthetic-type acetolactate synthase large subunit, translating to MKINGSQIVIECLVEQGVDTVFGYPGGNILNIYDALYKNSNRIRHILTAHEQGASHAADGYARSTGKVGVCMATSGPGATNLVTGIATAYMDSSPIVAITCNVGTFLLGKDTFQEIDITGVTLPITKHNFMVKRIEDLASTIRQAFLIAKSGRPGPVLVDIPKDITAQECEFTPLHKGDDGAKDLVLHNVNFKRVMSVNVPSDEEIQKAADLINRCERPIIYAGGGIKISGAESELLELAQKACIPVAESLMGRDVFPATHPLCTWMVGMHGTRASNMAVTESDLVLALGARFSDRVIGKPEKFAEHSTIFHIDIDPAEINKNIPTGGQLVGDLKSILKRLLPLVEKKEHSSWLKKIEQWKGEIPNTYSVVKQNFVNPKFMLETVHKYVGDDTFITTEVGQHQMWTAQFYPFAKARTFITSGGLGTMGFGTGAAMGVQIANPNARVVHIAGDGSFRMNCNELCTIARYNLPIVIVLVDNSTLGNVRVWQKLFYEKRYSHTDLDFGPDWKKLADAYGVGYVKASSNAEFEDVFQKAFAQKKPYIVDTMVDKDEMILPMAIPGKPIDEQMMAWEN from the coding sequence TTGAAAATAAACGGTTCTCAAATTGTAATTGAATGTTTGGTTGAACAGGGAGTTGATACTGTTTTTGGTTATCCTGGAGGAAACATACTCAACATTTACGATGCTCTATACAAAAACTCTAACCGCATTCGACACATTTTAACCGCTCATGAACAAGGAGCTTCGCACGCTGCTGACGGTTATGCTCGCTCAACAGGAAAAGTTGGCGTTTGTATGGCGACTTCTGGTCCTGGAGCTACAAATCTTGTAACAGGAATTGCAACCGCTTATATGGATTCTTCGCCTATCGTTGCTATAACTTGCAACGTTGGGACTTTTTTACTTGGTAAGGATACATTTCAGGAGATAGACATAACTGGAGTAACGCTCCCAATAACGAAGCATAATTTTATGGTAAAGCGGATTGAAGACCTTGCAAGCACTATAAGACAGGCTTTTTTGATTGCAAAGTCTGGTCGTCCGGGACCTGTCCTTGTCGATATTCCAAAAGATATAACAGCACAAGAGTGCGAATTTACTCCTCTACATAAAGGCGACGATGGGGCAAAAGATTTAGTTTTGCACAATGTCAATTTTAAAAGGGTTATGAGCGTAAATGTTCCTTCTGATGAAGAAATTCAAAAAGCTGCTGATTTGATAAATCGATGTGAGCGTCCAATAATATACGCTGGTGGCGGAATAAAAATATCTGGTGCAGAAAGCGAATTGCTGGAACTTGCACAAAAAGCTTGCATTCCTGTTGCAGAAAGCCTGATGGGACGCGATGTATTTCCTGCTACGCATCCGCTTTGCACTTGGATGGTCGGTATGCATGGAACTCGTGCGAGCAATATGGCAGTTACAGAAAGCGATTTGGTTTTGGCTTTGGGTGCGCGTTTTTCTGACAGAGTTATTGGTAAGCCAGAAAAATTTGCTGAACATTCGACAATTTTTCATATCGATATTGACCCAGCTGAGATAAATAAAAATATTCCTACTGGCGGTCAATTGGTTGGGGATTTAAAATCAATTTTAAAAAGACTTTTGCCTCTTGTAGAAAAAAAAGAGCATTCATCTTGGCTTAAAAAGATTGAACAATGGAAGGGTGAAATTCCAAATACTTATAGTGTTGTAAAACAGAATTTTGTAAATCCAAAGTTTATGCTGGAGACTGTGCATAAATATGTTGGCGATGACACTTTTATAACGACAGAAGTCGGTCAGCATCAGATGTGGACGGCTCAATTTTATCCTTTTGCAAAAGCGCGCACTTTTATAACTTCTGGTGGGTTGGGAACGATGGGTTTTGGAACAGGCGCTGCGATGGGTGTTCAAATTGCAAATCCTAATGCGAGGGTTGTGCATATCGCTGGCGATGGCTCTTTTAGAATGAACTGCAATGAGCTTTGCACAATAGCACGTTACAATCTTCCTATTGTAATTGTCCTTGTTGATAACTCGACTTTGGGAAATGTTCGCGTTTGGCAAAAACTTTTTTACGAAAAACGCTACAGCCATACGGATTTAGATTTTGGTCCTGACTGGAAAAAACTCGCAGATGCGTACGGTGTTGGTTATGTAAAGGCAAGTTCAAATGCAGAATTTGAAGATGTTTTTCAAAAAGCGTTTGCTCAAAAAAAGCCTTACATCGTGGATACTATGGTTGATAAGGATGAAATGATTTTGCCGATGGCGATTCCTGGTAAACCAATCGACGAGCAGATGATGGCTTGGGAAAACTGA